AACTCCTGTTGTTCTTCAACAGTCAGATCGCGAAGTGGGTGTTTTTGGCGACGTGTCATGGCAAGAGAGTATAGAAAGCTCTCTTATCCTGACAGACCTTCCCAAAAATGGCTATCCTCATGCCAAATGACCCACTAGTCATCAATTATCTCCATATCCTACAACCCAAAACGACGCTTGAAGTGTTCACAGGACAAGGTTCGCGCTATGGTGTAGTTCATCCTCAGGACGCTTTTCAATCGGATATCCTGATTTTTCTCTTTTTTCCGCTTCAGCAATAGGGCGCACCTCTAATATGAAAGAGGTTTGTTGTACGACTGAATTTATTTTATAGATTGCGCCAGTCGCAACAAAAGACCCTCTTGAGTCAGATAACCGATTTCAACAACATATTCACGATCGCTGTTCAAGATTGGAATAACCATCTCCGTTGCACTTTCATCGCAATGGTACTGACGGAAGCTATGAGCAGGCTGTTTTGCTAAATCAATATTCGTGGCATCATACACTCGTAGCACTAGTGTTTGTTCTCCCTGCTGTTGCAAAGCTAGCTTGCGATCGATCGAAATTGTCCAGCGAACCACTGCTTGAGGTTGAGTCGCATCAGGTGAAGGATTCTCACCATTCGCTAACGTGAGAGATTTTAGGGGTTGAATCACAATTTTGCAGTCATTCTCTAATCTCTGAGTTTGGTTATGAGAAGAACTGTTTAATGGTGCAGCATCAGAGGTGATCGCAGATTGCTGAGTTAACGTTGCGGCATTTGCAGTCCTATCTTTGCTCAACAGAGTTAACCCTTTTGCTGGAGTAGCATCTCTAAGCGAGCGAGCAATGCTGCGCTTGTTACTGCTAAACGGAGTCAAGGGTTTCTTGAGCAATTGACTGATCGATGAGGAAACTTGTGGAATTGCCTCAACAGCAGCGATCGTAGATTTGTTTGTCTGCTCTCCTTTGATTTGCCGCCATGCCAGCAATGAGATTCCCGCAACTGATCCAAGCAACCAACCCCACAGTGCTCCTTGTTCTGGTATAGAGGCTTGATCGTTGTGATGAATTGAGACTGTTTTGGTTTTAGCAGCGATCGTTGGGGTCGGAGCTGCTTGGCGGAGCACTTTTGTTTTTGCACCCGTGTTTTGGGGAGAAACAGAGTGTTTGGAGGAGGGTGAAGCCGTTTTAGCCGATTGAGCCAAATGTACTTCTGGAGAAGCAGCGGCAGTTAACGGTTTAGAAATTGCTGCGATCGTCAGCAACATGACTAATGGAATGACAGGGGTATTAGATCGATAAAACATAATGATTGAAGAGATGAGAGAACTGAAGCTTATTCGGTGAGAGTAAACTTAATTGTTTTGCGACAGTTGCCAATGCTACCTTCACCTTCTGCTGAGAAGATAACAGCTAAAGGCGCGTAGTGATGCTCAACACCGTGAGGCGGCAGGGCAGCAGGTTGGTTTGAG
The DNA window shown above is from Trichocoleus sp. and carries:
- a CDS encoding DUF4912 domain-containing protein, whose product is MFYRSNTPVIPLVMLLTIAAISKPLTAAASPEVHLAQSAKTASPSSKHSVSPQNTGAKTKVLRQAAPTPTIAAKTKTVSIHHNDQASIPEQGALWGWLLGSVAGISLLAWRQIKGEQTNKSTIAAVEAIPQVSSSISQLLKKPLTPFSSNKRSIARSLRDATPAKGLTLLSKDRTANAATLTQQSAITSDAAPLNSSSHNQTQRLENDCKIVIQPLKSLTLANGENPSPDATQPQAVVRWTISIDRKLALQQQGEQTLVLRVYDATNIDLAKQPAHSFRQYHCDESATEMVIPILNSDREYVVEIGYLTQEGLLLRLAQSIK